Genomic window (Psilocybe cubensis strain MGC-MH-2018 chromosome 1, whole genome shotgun sequence):
CGTCCACGTTATCCACCATTCctcacaccaccaccaccactcttcctcctcaaagcacaaacacaaaccgcaccaccaccataaCTATTCGTACTCATACACTCCCGCACCCTCGGCACCCATTACACCGATCACACCGTCGACGTCGTACTATTCTGCACCGGTCATCCCGAAGCCTCCGCGTGCGCCGTCGCCGCGGGTTCACTTCCCCACACCGTCGCAGATTGCGACGTCAGAGCCTTCGATGCTGCATGTACCGCCAAGGGGCCGGGTACACTCACAGCCGACGATGCCTACGTCAGTACACAGACCGGCTGCAGCACCTGTGCAAAGGCCGGTGCAGCAGACCTCCGCCGGCGGACTTAACCCGCAATTTCAGTACTCAAAATGTACAGGCAGGAAGAAAGCGCTCTGTGTAAGTCGTTTGCGTTTCCTGATTGTGTTCTTCCGGGATGGATTGATAATTAATGTACTTATTGGTGTTGGCTATGAAGATTGGTATCAATTATAGGGGTCAGCCGAATGAGCTCCGGGGATGTATAAACGATGCTAAAAATGTTCGGAACTTCTTGATTCGTTAGtgtttttcatttcattttgttCTCTTGAGCGCCGTGGTTGACGCGTCTGCCGGTTTAGAGCATGGTGGTTACAAAGCGACTGATATAGTCTTGCTCACCGATGACGCTAGAGATCCTAGGTCTATGCCTACACGTGAAAATATTATTGACGCGATGCGCTGGCTTGTGCGTCATGCCAGAAGAGAtgattctttgttttttcaTTGTACGTCTAAATTGTCCATTTGAACTCATGGAAATAGCTGATATGTACATTGTTAGACTCGGGACATGGGGGCCAAACCAAGGACTTGGACGGTGATGAAATCGACGGCTGGGACGAGGGTACGTATCACTTTTTTCTCATGATCGCTCGGATCTTCTTGTGCTCTTTGTTATCTATGCTCCGAGTGCGCGCTTACTCAGTGTCCGATGCTCGTAGTTATTTATCCATTGGATTTTAAGACGAGTGGACATATTGTCGATGACGTAGGTGATTTTCTTGGACTGTTGATTGATTAATTGCTTATTGGTATACTTACGATGCGTAGGAAATGCATGAGATTATGGTAAGCTCTTTGCAGAGATTAACATTCGAGCGTTGTAGCGTTTAAACTCGTTTCGCAGGTCAAACCGCTACCGTTGGGTTGTCGTCTAACGGTACGGCGTAGCTTGTATTTTATTGATGAATCTCACTCACTCTCTTGTCAATCTAGGCTCTATTTGACGTAAGTCTTGTCTATCTTTGCGATATCTCAACGTTTTCCAACACCCTCAAAGGCGTGCCACTCCGGAACCGTACTAGGTCcattttcttcccttttgtTGCATCCACGCGTGCTGACCCTCGACACTCGAATTAGATCTTCCCTACATTGTGAGAGTCCACATCACATCATAGCATATAGGGAAGAAACCACCGACTGACTGACTCCGTGTTCACCTTCGGAATCTAGTACTCTTCACACGGGCGGCTGAAAGGAAGCCACGTTAGTGCGCGTGCCCGGGCTAGGAAGGCGACCCCCGCCGACGTCGTGAGTGGTTGTTTTCCCCTTTTGCGTTTGCTTTGTGTTTTAAATGATTGTTGCGTTAGATCTCGTGGTCGGGGTGTAAAGATGGGCAGACTAGCGCGGATACTTTTGCTGGGGGTGTGGCAGTTGGAGCTATGAGTCATGTAAGCTTTTTGACTCTTGTTTTactcttttttattttgctttCGTTGATGCTTATGCGTTGGATGTATTATCTAGGCGTTCATCCAAGCGCTAAGTGAGTTTTATCTAGTCGTCTTGTGTTACTGGGACAAAAACTGAGGTGCCCAATAGAAGAGAACCCGAAGCCTTCTTACCAAGAACTGCTTCGCTCTGTAAGGTGGGTATTAatctcttcttttccttggcACAGGCTATTACCATTACCACGATCCACCGCGATTGACCAAATGTCCGATTTTAGGATGATTCTCCACCCTCGGTATAGCCAGAAACCTCAGCTGGGAAGCTCACACCACATTGTAAGTTTTATACGTAACTGCACGCGCTGGCACTTGCTGACTGCTTGACGGTGGCTTTTGTAGGATACTAGTCTCAGATTTGTTATATAATATGCTATGAGATATGCCTATGCTTTGCGCTGCGCTTGTGTATATGCTGTCGCGTTGtatttttgtattttatgtAGCTTATGTCAATGCTTTGACGCCTTCGAAGGCTTTTTATGATATACTTGCTGTGATTTAGTGCAGCCTCAACCAGCTACCTTCCGTGCACATATTCAATTACATAGAGCAATGCATAAATCCGCTTTTAGATCTTTAGTATTGTATGACAGGAGGTTTCAAGGCTTCCAGAATCAACTCGTTATAAGGCACTCGGTAAGTGAATCTCGTAAGCTCCATGAGAAAGCAGGCAGCAGTGTATCGTTGTGCCCGTTGAAATAAGGTCCGATATCAGATTCATCAATAATATCGTCTTTTAGGAGAAATATTCTCCCTTTTTCCAACCTCCTGAGGTTCTTGGTCCAGCAGCTCTCCAAATAGCTAATCCAATCAGGATATGGTACATTGAACCTGCCGTCCGTGTTGTCCAtgccctcttcttcaagagAATATGCTAGAGACTcgatgtcttcttcatcatcttcggcAGTCAGTCGACGTTCATGTGGGATGCACGGTGGCATTTGGAATTCCATGAGTTTGATTACATAAACGCGACCGAAGAGTTTGGGTTCATCCTTATCGAAAATGAGCCATTCTGTCCTATAGTTATGCCTCCAGATCAAAAGACCTGGAACAAATTTTGCATTGGGGGTACACTGCCTATAGACTGGCGCAAGAAGTTGAGGGGAATGACTTTTGTACGCCACCCAGTTAACTCCATCCCTTCTGCTGGGACTGAGGTCATTGCATGAAACAAACGGTAGGCCGGGCCAGATACAATTTATAGTTGCCCGTTCTGGCCATTCAAGAAGCCATATACGAAATTCTTCAGGAATTGCTGGATATTGAGAGAGGATGGTGTCAATATAAGCCTGGCGGTCAAAAGGCTGCAGATTTTCGAGTATCCAGGAACGGGTGTCGATAAAATTTGGTGTATTAACCATCTTCAAATACAGCTCGAGCAAACGGCGCCGTACTGGGTGGATATCAGCGAGAGGAAGGAGGCGTTGCCACTCTTTGCATACACCACGAGAAAAGAGGTATGGTTTGAGCTCCAATTGTGAGAAGATATGAAGTTCGATCTCGACAGGAAGTGAATGAAGCGTGGCTTTGGAAATCCGTAGAAttgctgcttctgcttttgtTTCTTCAAGTACCAGCTCGTTTCTAACAAAAGAAGGGGGGGTAAATAATGAATTTTGACCACTGactgaaagagaaaagaccATGgtgcaaagaaaagaagctGACCCATTACACATTGAAATATATCTCTAGAGAAATTTATGCTGGAAGAGGGGATGTGAGTGTAATTTGTGTGGTGAGCGtcgaaacaaacaaacaaactcAAACCTCGTGTGCATAGCACGTGCAGTGTGAGAATCGGATTTGGATTACAGCGTCCAGGCAGTCCACATCACTGTCACTTGACTGTTATCAGAAAGTACGAATGACGAGTGTCAAGTTCAAAAATACTAGAAAAGTGATAAAAAATCACAGCCATCGACTAACCAAACGGGTACGttaatgatatatatttACCGAGTCAAAAATCACAAGCACAAGTTACATAAAACCCCGTTGGGCGTTACGCGAAAAAATCCCTCTTTTCGAACTCGTCCACGGTGGCAGCCATTGTTTCATCCCATGCTCTGTACTTGATATCGAGTATATCCTGAGCTTTTATTGAGTTGAAGGTAAACATGACTTTCCCCATTAACTCTGGGTTTCCTTGCTTCAGGATTCCGGAAGCATAGTACTCCGGTTTGCGCATAAACAGATAGTTTCGTGGATTCAAAATGAGTCAGTCTTTTGTAAAGTCGAGATCTTTGGGAAAGTGTaatgtcaattttttttctattgACTTTTCAAAGAGCATGTTGCTTCCACCAAATAGCAGGCGTTGAATCGTGAGAATTGATGATTGCCAGAGATAGGAGAGACCATGGTATAACGAGTGTGCTTGACCCATTTATCTTTCCCTCGCAATTTTTTCAATTGTATTGTGTTTGATGTATTCTTGCTGCTTTGAGACGTAGATTAGGGGACAAAGTTTTTCAGTTTTCCAAAACACTACAGAATAGCTCTGAAATTTGCAAACAGGATCAACATGATATGGAATCTTTTGTAACGAGTTGTAGTAACTAATCAATCATGAGATACTCCATACACGATTCCCGTAAGCTCCATGGAACAGCGGGGAGTTTAGTAGAATAAGATGAGTTGAATTGCGGGGTCATATCGGATTCAGGCATGACACGGTCCTGAAGCGGACTGCACGTGTCGCGCCGTTCGAGCCTTCTAACATTTTCGGCCCAGCAGCTCTCCAAATAGGCGATCCAATCTGGAAATGGCACGTTGAGATACCCATCTGCGTCCTCGTCATACGCTTCCTCtagctcgtcgtcgtcgtcgggaATTTTTTGCCGTTCGTGAGGGATGACCCCCGATTTTTCAAGTTCCAACAAACTGGTGACATACACACGGCCAAAGAGTTCAGGTTCGTCTTCATCGAAAATAAGCCACTCAGTCAAGTGACTTCGCCTCCAGATTAGAAGGCCAGGGACAAACTTGGCGTAGGGAGTGTGCTGCCTATAGACTGGCGCTAGAAGCTGTGGGGAATGCTTTTTGTATGCTACCCAGTAAACGCCAGACCTTCTACGGGGACTGAAGTCGGTGCATGATATGAACGGCAGGCCAGGCCATATACAGTTTACAGTAGCCCTTTCAGGCCATTCGAGAAGCCATATGCGAAACTCTTCCGGAACTGCCGGATATTGGGAAAGGAGGATGTTGATGTACGCTTGTCGGTCGAATGGCTGGAGATTGTCAATTATCCAGGTACGAGTGTCGATAAAATCTGGCGTATTAACCATCTTCAAATAAAACTCAGCTAGACGGAGCCACGCTGGATGGATATCAGCCAGCGGAAGGAGACGCTGCCATTCTTTGCATACACCACGAGAGAAGAGGTAGGGTTTGAGCTCCAATTGCGAGAAGATATGAAGAAGTATCTCGACAGGAAGTGATTGAAGCGTTGCTTTGGGAAGGTACACAGCAGTCTCTTCTGATTTTGGGTGAGAATGGACCATTGACTGAAAGAGAAGAGGCCTTTGTACAACGAGTGAACTTGGCCCATCGCCCATCAATATACTAAGGTATCGCTCACTGAGTAGAGATTAAGTATGTTGGCGGGGAAAGGGAGTGAGTGACCTCCTTTTTGAACGTGGTGAACGTAGCTTGTAGCTTTTCAGAGCCCAACGTTTTTACGTTCGACCTCGTGTATATACCACCGTCATGTGATCATCACACCTGTCGCGCCTGAAAGATAGGAGGCAACGAGTAATGTGGATCAGAGCAGAGAACCCTCCTTTTCTAAACCTGCATCTAATAATAAGCCGCAAGAAAACTGACTGATACTTTCGACCAATAGAAAACTGAGCATGCTGGGTCGCCGACGCGTCCCCTAAACGCGTCGCGCTTTGCATTAACAACTCAATCACGTGTGTCCCTTGACCGCAATGGGTTTGTATCGCCGTTTGAAATCGAACCGGCAACGCCCGCGTATACGGTCCCTTCGCAATTGTCTTTTTGATTCGAAAAACTTGGACCGTTCGGCGTTATTTGTGATGATGACCCGGAGATCTTTTGTGTTCTTGGAGACTTGGACACAGCGCAGGCTCATTGGAGTTAGTACCTCGTAAAATTTATATAGGATAAAAAGTTGGTAGCTTTGAACGCCTGGACGCCGAACGGCGGTCGTGTCGTGGACATCACTGTTCACTGGCAGTGCAGCGGTAAATTGCGTTAAAATGCTCTGGATATTTGATTTATGATATTGCCTACACCCAGTGGCGCGAAATGGTAAATCCTCAACGGTACAGTTGTAAGTTATATATTTGGTGGCGTGCGTATGCGTATGTATATGTAAATAAGCACAGTAATATgatgacgcgacgcgacgcgcgtCGTGAGTATGTGCCCTTACTATCTCGCAATAGAAGCGAGTAAGATATGAGAGTTAACCGTTAATTGCGTACTCATGAGTCATACTACTCGGATCTCGATGACTCAAATTGAATTCACCTCTTAATCTTTGACTCCCTTACACTTTGAAAGTCCCAATGGAGGATTCGACTCTCGAGCCACTATATAGTACAGACCCGAATCGTAGGTTCAAAGCAGAAATTTATCCATTTACCATTTAccatttcaattttcaattttcaatttttaaGTTCAGTGAGTGTTTGACCTCGAGCTCCGAGCGCTTCATGAATCATGATCCGCCCCGTATGTTAACAGTCAAGCCCCGTTTGACAATGAAGCTGATGCGTACTTAGTATCTAAATTTATCATTGGTCAAAGTTGTGTGTCACGGGCGACGGGCTTAGCCTGAAACGCGAAACGCGAAACCCAGCGGAGTCGCGGACCCGACGAGACGAGAGCCTAGAGGTCGAGGCCAATAAGGAAATAGGATAGGGGACTCGGGAGCGGGATCCAGGGATTGAACACCGCTGTTGATAATTATAGTTGATCTATCGTTACATGTACACAATCATCTCATtctcgatgatgatgattgtgTATTCGCTGATTGTGTTCGGGCTCCTCTGCTTTCTTTCAAGCTGTACTTATATGCTGTGTAGCAACAGTAAAAAAGAGATAAGTATTAGACGAGACGCGTGCTCGACTTCGATCGATTTGTGAATTGAATTCTCTCGGGTATATAGGTCGGTTCCCACAAGCTTAATTTGCGTCATAATCCAGTTCCAGGGGGAAATTTACAAGGACGGGACGCTTTAGAATCAGAAGCGACGCCCGACGCATCATCGGGAACTGGACATCGCTGCTTCTCGACACCATGCATCCTTTAAATCGCCTTAAGTTATGTAAGTAAGTGCATATGTagcgcctccgcctccgccgccgccgccgagcTCTTTTCAAGTTTTTTACTCGGTCTCGCATCATGAATTTGGGTATGACGCGTGGAATGTGAAACGCTATGACATTGATAATTGATTTCGTATGATTATGATATTCGATGTTGGATTATTACTTGGATATGCCTCTTCTCCAGGGTGTTCTCGCAGAATTCAGATGTGATTATAGACGATACTACAGGACATACAGCTCGAATTCCAGCCTGTGAATCGAAAAGGCTAACATTCATGCTGAATACTGATAGTAACAAGCAAGTAGCAAGCGATAACAATACGTCGCGGTTATTTAGGAAATTGGATATTCTTGTTGACGTCAGTCTTGAATGCCGCGGTGGCCTTGAGGTGAGACTTGAGAGCTGGGAGAGGCTGGATTGTTGACTCAGGTCCTCGAGACGGAGATCCGGCCAGTGAGCAGTCAAGTAGATAAGGCAGGGTCTGGGTGCAATCGCTGGATTATATTTTCAGGAAAGGAGTATGATGCATGATGAATGAACGAGTCCAATTTCGATGATTGTACTGAGAGTGAACGTGTGCCGGTGATCAAGCAGTCGTTAACACTAGCACTAGTTCACCTCCCAGGAAAGAGACTATCTGCTCTGCTCTGTCAATGCTAGGCGGACAGTAGGTTTGAGCATGCACTTGGACATGGCATTGGCAAACTGAGGCGGAGCCCGTGACCGTGTCATCTGTCTGTCCTCAGAGAGATATCTGTTTATCAACGAATATTCAAGTGTCAGTGTGTCAGAAGAGATTGACATcgacttgaaaaaaaaaaatcaagactAACTTAGCAGCGAATTGAAGTTAAGATGCATGCCGTCAGAAATAAGGATATACCGAGTATATCAGAGACTAGGAGAAGAGTAAAAAGACCGCGTAGATCATTATGAGGTTTGACTTTGGTGTGCCAGAGGTAATATCTATTTGGCGGTCAGTCGAAAGTGCAAAGGTTCTTGGTTATAGCAAAGGCTCGTGCAATGAGGTCAAAGTGGTCAGAGCGAGGACGGACAAATTGAGATTGAATCGGGAGGTGCTTGCATGGCAACGGTCAAATGTGGGAAAAGAGATTCAAACAGCGTCGCAGGGTGGCAACCCTGACTTGTATTGAATTTCATCCCTGTTTAGAACCGGATTATGAACATATATTCATGTAACTATTGGGCTAGCGAGGCCCAAGGGAATACAAATCTCGGTCCTCTGATATAGCCAACGGCCTTTTCGCTCCTCGTCTCCCCCTTTCCATTCCCCAACACCTCCACATCTCTCGACTGACCATCCACACCATCTCCCTCTCTCTATATATATACAACAAAGAGAACAAGGACCCAGTACAAGGCATTCGCTAGAGCCCCACTATTTGATTAGCCGGGCTTCCTGATCGACACCCACACTCTATGACCTCGATGCCTATTGTTCTCAAATAGTACAACTATCGAATATTCCTCCAAACCTCCCGTTCTTCTCATATAATACCAGGTACGTCGTTCATTTGTTCGAATCTCTCCTTCTGGGTTGACCTCTTCGTCCATATCTTTTTCTTACAGGCCACTTTATCACGGCTCGCCTCTTTTATTCATAGCACTGCGTGCAGCTCGTACTTTCCTACTGTATATTCATTAATTCTCATATTCACGACCAAACTCCACAAAATGTCTGCAACTTCCACTATGGTGTATACCGCACCTCCACCGACGAACAACACGCTCGACCGCGCAGAGCGGATCCGGCTGCTGCGCTCGTCGCGCAAGCTCGGCGCCGTCCTCGGCGCCACGCCCTTCGTCGTCGACCCCGAAACAGATCTCCCTTCCTCACATATCCTTGCACTCCGCGGCGACGCCCGTGGGGGGTTACACTCGCACACATCATCTCAGTCCTCAACATCCTCAAGCGCCCTTGGGGATTCTTCGGAATACGTTTTTGTCAACGCATCTTCAAATTCCCGCTCCGCGCCGTATCAGGTGCAGGCTATTTTCGACAATGCGTCTCCGTCGTCCTCGCGCAGCTCCTCGCCGTTCCCTGGCGCTGTCACGTcgagagcagcaggtggtgcaGGCGGTGGATCGCCGACATCTGTCACTAGGAAACGAAAGCAGGACATTGCCACCGGAGAATCTGGACTCGTTCCACTGAACCTGAATCTGAACTTTGCACTTCCAGGCCCTGCTGCGGGCACGAGGAAGACCCGTTCTGGAGCGGCCGACAAGGACACCGACGCGTCGGCCTCCGCTTCTGCAGGCGCGATCGTCGCGGCGCACCCATCACAGCCACTCCTCCTCCGTCTGCGGTCCGTCCCAGCCATCGCGACATCGGAGGGTGGGAGCGACAGTAATGTGCACCACATAAATACCGCTGTCCGTGGTCTGCCTGGTGACAGCGAGTCGCCGTCGTCCCCAACGTCAGCTAAACCGCTGTCGCCCGTCGCATCGTCGTTCAATATCAACATGGGCATTGATGTCATCCCACCGTCGCCTTCTTCTGGTGATTTTGGGAGTGTGGCTCCTGGGAGCCTGAGCGATCGcgagaagaggagaaagtTGGCAAAGCTGGCGAGGACGCTTGGGGAGAATATTCCGCCTGAGCTGGTGTTCCGCGCTGCtcctgcttcttcttcttccaccaccgccaccgccaccgcctcCTCGTCGCAGGGACCATCGGGAGCGGGCCCCAGCGCTCCTCATCAGCCTATCAAGAAACTCCTCCGTCGGACGTCCTCGTTGACTGCTTCGAAATCTCTCCACCCAGGTCCTACACCCACATCCtcgtcggcggcggcgacaGTTGACCCTGTAGCCCCGTTCAACTACTACCAAGGTCAACCGTCGATCCCACCGCTCGCTGTCGCAGCTGCGCCTCTCCCCAGTCCTAATCTTCATTCCAACTCTCACCAGCAATCCGACGCTGAGCCCAGACTCCGCCGTGCACAGGAAAAAGGACAAGCACAAAGACACCGCCCGAGGAGTCTTACACTCGGTACAGCGTCTGCATTTGCGTTTGCAGCGGCCGCTGCCCTGACGCGCGGAAGCAGCGCGAATGTTTCTGTCCCAGCGGCTGGAAAGGCGCAGCCCGCTCCGGCTCTCTCGCCTCTACGCAGGAcaacgccgacgccgacgaccACACCACCTAAGTCCATCGCTCGTCAGCGTTCACCTTCCCCCGAATTCCAAGTCGAGGACGAAGATTCCGACTCTGAACGAACACCAACTCTCGAGTCCACACGCCTGTTCCCCGTGCCGCATCCCTCAGAGTACTTCTCGCGGGGCAGCACATCGCTCGACGAGCCCCCCTTCGGcccgcgctcgcgctcgcacCTGCGTCCGGCGCCGCTGACGTTCTCTGATCACTCGAGAGCGCAGAGCTACTATGCGTCTGGAGGTGCGATGTTTAATGACCCGATGCCGTCGCCGAGACCGTTCATACATGTCGCT
Coding sequences:
- a CDS encoding Metacaspase-1B, with the protein product MMWDFRGRSQEDLQKGRGRSKSPQPPPMRMPSPSQANSHSPSTYSYGVNLTPSYQASPTFYPPARSCSRSPSPYSPHRSHDYGAIPRSIPTTQNAQYIQPTAQIVHVIHHSSHHHHHSSSSKHKHKPHHHHNYSYSYTPAPSAPITPITPSTSYYSAPVIPKPPRAPSPRVHFPTPSQIATSEPSMLHVPPRGRVHSQPTMPTSVHRPAAAPVQRPVQQTSAGGLNPQFQYSKCTGRKKALCIGINYRGQPNELRGCINDAKNVRNFLIR